The following coding sequences lie in one Saccharopolyspora hordei genomic window:
- the leuS gene encoding leucine--tRNA ligase: MSGQAETSTEEVPQYRYTAETAVEIEQRWQRRWEERGTFHAPNPAGSLKGDVPEDKLFVQDMFPYPSGSGLHVGHPLGFIGTDVYARYHRMLGRNVLHTMGFDAFGLPAEQYAVQTGTHPRTTTEQNIERYLRQIRRLGLGHDERRRVATTDVDFYRWTQWIFLQIFNAWYDPEAGKARRISELEEEFASGKRATPDGRPWSELTRTEQRKVIDSYRLAYVSEAPVNWAPGLGTVVANEEVTAEGLTERGNFPVFRRNLKQWMMRITAYADRLVDDLDRLDWPEKVKTMQRNWIGRSHGANVVFPLDGSAQQIEVFTTRPDTLFGVTYMVLAPEHPLVDELTADAWPEGVDERWTGGAATPAEAVAQYRRAASMKSDLDRQENREKTGVFTGAWATNPVNGEQIPVFIADYVLMGYGTGAIMAVPGEDTRDHEFAEVFGLPIVRTVQPPADFEGGAYTGAGPRINSSNPEVGLDLNGLELEDAKKAVISWLEEHGHGRGTVQYKLRDWLFARQRYWGEPFPIVYDEDGLPQALPEDQLPVVLPEVEDYSPRTFDPEDADSEPEPPLAKATDWANVELDLGDGLKNYSRDTNVMPQWAGSCWYQLRYIDPDNDERFVDPANEQYWMGKRPEEHGPDDPGGVDLYVGGVEHAVLHLLYSRFWQKVLYDLGYLSAEEPYRRLYNQGYIQAYAYTDSRGVYVPAEEVEERDGKFYYQGQEVRREYGKMGKSLKNSVSPDEMADAYGADTLRLYEMAMGPLDSSRPWATKDVVGSHRFLQRLWRNVIDEHTGELRVTDEEPDVEMLRALHKTIAGVREDYSELRFNTAVAKLIELNNRITKAYSSAPGTPRAVVEPLVLMVAPLTPHLAEELWSRLGHEESLAHGPFPVPDEQYLVEDTVEYPIQVNGKVRSRVTVPASADQDAVKAAALAEEKVAAILEGKEPRKVIVVPGRLVNVVV, encoded by the coding sequence ATGAGTGGCCAGGCAGAGACCTCGACCGAAGAGGTCCCGCAGTACCGCTACACCGCGGAGACGGCGGTCGAGATCGAGCAGCGGTGGCAGCGCCGGTGGGAGGAGCGCGGCACCTTCCACGCGCCCAACCCAGCCGGGTCGCTCAAGGGTGACGTGCCCGAGGACAAGCTGTTCGTGCAGGACATGTTCCCGTACCCGTCGGGCTCCGGGCTGCACGTCGGCCACCCGCTGGGCTTCATCGGCACCGACGTCTACGCCCGCTACCACCGGATGCTGGGCCGCAACGTGCTGCACACGATGGGCTTCGACGCGTTCGGCCTGCCGGCGGAGCAGTACGCGGTGCAGACCGGCACCCACCCGCGGACCACGACCGAGCAGAACATCGAGCGCTACCTGCGGCAGATCCGCCGGCTGGGCCTGGGGCACGACGAGCGCCGCCGCGTCGCCACCACGGACGTCGACTTCTACCGCTGGACGCAGTGGATCTTCCTGCAGATCTTCAACGCCTGGTACGACCCGGAGGCGGGCAAGGCGCGGCGGATCAGCGAGCTGGAGGAGGAGTTCGCCAGCGGCAAGCGCGCGACCCCGGACGGCCGTCCGTGGAGCGAGCTGACCCGCACCGAGCAGCGGAAGGTCATCGACTCGTACCGCCTGGCCTACGTCTCCGAGGCGCCGGTCAACTGGGCGCCGGGCCTGGGCACCGTGGTGGCCAACGAGGAGGTCACCGCGGAGGGCCTGACCGAGCGCGGCAACTTCCCGGTCTTCCGCCGCAACCTGAAGCAGTGGATGATGCGGATCACCGCCTACGCGGACCGCCTGGTCGACGACCTGGACCGGCTGGACTGGCCGGAGAAGGTCAAGACCATGCAGCGGAACTGGATCGGCCGCTCGCACGGCGCGAACGTGGTGTTCCCGCTGGACGGCTCCGCGCAGCAGATCGAGGTCTTCACCACCCGCCCGGACACGCTGTTCGGCGTGACCTACATGGTGCTGGCGCCGGAGCACCCGCTGGTCGACGAGCTGACCGCGGACGCCTGGCCCGAGGGCGTGGACGAGCGCTGGACCGGCGGCGCGGCCACCCCGGCCGAGGCGGTCGCGCAGTACCGGCGGGCCGCGTCGATGAAGTCGGACCTGGACCGCCAGGAGAACCGGGAGAAGACCGGCGTCTTCACCGGCGCCTGGGCGACCAACCCGGTCAACGGCGAGCAGATCCCGGTGTTCATCGCCGACTACGTGCTGATGGGCTACGGCACCGGCGCGATCATGGCGGTGCCCGGCGAGGACACCCGCGACCACGAGTTCGCCGAGGTCTTCGGGCTGCCGATCGTCCGCACCGTGCAACCGCCCGCCGACTTCGAGGGCGGCGCCTACACCGGCGCGGGCCCGCGGATCAACTCCTCGAACCCCGAGGTCGGGCTGGACCTGAACGGGCTGGAGCTGGAGGACGCCAAGAAGGCCGTCATCAGCTGGCTGGAGGAGCACGGCCACGGCCGCGGCACCGTGCAGTACAAGCTGCGCGACTGGCTGTTCGCGCGGCAGCGCTACTGGGGCGAGCCGTTCCCGATCGTCTACGACGAGGACGGCCTGCCGCAGGCGCTGCCCGAGGACCAGCTGCCGGTGGTGCTGCCCGAGGTCGAGGACTACTCGCCGCGCACCTTCGACCCGGAGGACGCCGACAGCGAGCCGGAGCCGCCGCTGGCGAAGGCCACCGACTGGGCCAACGTCGAGCTGGACCTGGGTGACGGGCTGAAGAACTACTCGCGGGACACCAACGTGATGCCGCAGTGGGCCGGCTCCTGCTGGTACCAGCTGCGCTACATCGACCCGGACAACGACGAGCGGTTCGTCGACCCGGCCAACGAGCAGTACTGGATGGGCAAGCGGCCGGAGGAGCACGGCCCGGACGACCCGGGCGGCGTCGACCTGTACGTCGGCGGCGTGGAGCACGCGGTGCTGCACCTGCTGTACTCCCGGTTCTGGCAGAAGGTGCTGTACGACCTGGGCTACCTGTCGGCGGAGGAGCCGTACCGCCGGCTGTACAACCAGGGCTACATCCAGGCCTACGCCTACACCGACTCGCGCGGCGTCTACGTCCCGGCCGAGGAGGTCGAGGAGCGGGACGGCAAGTTCTACTACCAGGGCCAGGAGGTCCGGCGCGAGTACGGGAAGATGGGCAAGAGCCTGAAGAACTCCGTCTCCCCGGACGAGATGGCCGACGCCTACGGCGCGGACACGCTGCGGCTGTACGAGATGGCGATGGGCCCGCTGGACTCCTCGCGGCCGTGGGCGACCAAGGACGTCGTCGGCTCGCACCGGTTCCTGCAGCGGTTGTGGCGCAACGTCATCGACGAGCACACCGGTGAGCTGCGGGTGACCGACGAGGAACCGGACGTCGAGATGCTGCGCGCGCTGCACAAGACGATCGCCGGTGTCCGGGAGGACTACTCGGAGCTGCGGTTCAACACCGCGGTGGCCAAGCTGATCGAGCTGAACAACCGGATCACCAAGGCGTACTCGTCCGCGCCGGGCACCCCGCGCGCGGTGGTGGAGCCGCTGGTGCTGATGGTGGCGCCGCTGACGCCGCACCTGGCCGAGGAGCTGTGGTCCCGGCTGGGGCACGAGGAGAGCCTGGCGCACGGGCCGTTCCCGGTGCCCGACGAGCAGTACCTGGTCGAGGACACCGTGGAGTACCCGATCCAGGTCAACGGCAAGGTGCGCTCGCGCGTCACGGTGCCGGCCTCGGCGGACCAGGACGCGGTGAAGGCCGCGGCCCTGGCCGAGGAGAAGGTCGCGGCGATCCTGGAGGGCAAGGAGCCGCGCAAGGTCATCGTGGTCCCGGGCCGCCTGGTCAACGTCGTCGTCTGA
- a CDS encoding acyl-CoA dehydrogenase → MGFDADELATLVDGRWAHVRDRVREELAGIDLPPGDHLDTEDHRALTLEQLHQLAKSGIPALGFPPAYGGSGDTGGSVVSLEMLPGNLSLMVKAGVQWGLFGGAVVALGTERHHERYLRDIMNLELPGCFAMTETGHGSDVQHLRTTATYDPESQEFVVHTPHEAARKEYIGNAARDGRMAVVFAQLITRGESHGVHALVVPIRDESGNTLPGVTITDCGRKAGLNGVDNGRITFDHVRVPREALLNRYGDVAPDGTYSSPIASKGKRFFTMLGTLIRGRVSVAGTAGSATKLALEIALRYGDARRQFGRPGTDEEVVVLDYLVHQRKLLPALAKTFALHFAQEQLVSSLHDVPPGDERAQRELESRAAGLKAVATWHATSTIQTCREACGGAGYLAENQLAQLKADTDVFTTFEGDNTVLLQLVAKGLLTGYKDQFDDLGTLGMAKFLADQFVGSVIEKTATRSLVQRIIDGSGKDDVLDRGWQLTMFDDRERHVLDGLGRRLRKANRDNAFEVFNQAQDHVLRAARVHVDRQVLEAFVAAVERCRDRETAQLLGKLCDLYVLSTIEEDRGWFLEHERITPRRSKAITEAVNELCRQIRPHAVDLVAAFRMPRQWLTAPIATGAEAARQEAQRAHDRAHG, encoded by the coding sequence ATGGGGTTCGATGCGGACGAGCTCGCGACGTTGGTGGACGGGCGCTGGGCCCACGTCCGGGACCGGGTCCGGGAGGAGCTGGCCGGCATCGACCTGCCCCCGGGTGACCACCTCGACACCGAGGACCACCGGGCGCTCACCCTCGAGCAGCTGCACCAGCTGGCCAAGTCCGGCATCCCGGCCCTCGGGTTCCCGCCCGCCTACGGCGGCAGCGGGGACACCGGCGGTTCGGTGGTGTCGCTGGAGATGCTGCCCGGCAACCTGTCCCTGATGGTCAAGGCCGGTGTCCAATGGGGACTGTTCGGCGGGGCGGTCGTCGCGCTGGGCACCGAACGCCACCACGAGCGCTACCTGCGCGACATCATGAACCTGGAGCTGCCGGGCTGCTTCGCGATGACCGAGACCGGCCACGGCTCGGACGTGCAGCACCTGCGCACCACCGCGACCTACGACCCGGAGTCGCAGGAGTTCGTGGTGCACACGCCGCACGAGGCGGCGCGCAAGGAGTACATCGGCAACGCCGCCCGCGACGGGCGGATGGCGGTGGTGTTCGCGCAGCTGATCACCCGCGGCGAGAGCCACGGCGTGCACGCGCTGGTGGTGCCGATCCGCGACGAGTCGGGGAACACCCTGCCCGGGGTGACGATCACCGACTGCGGCCGCAAGGCCGGGCTGAACGGCGTGGACAACGGCCGGATCACCTTCGACCACGTGCGGGTGCCGCGCGAGGCGCTGCTCAACCGCTACGGCGACGTGGCCCCGGACGGCACCTACAGCAGCCCGATCGCCAGCAAGGGCAAGCGGTTCTTCACCATGCTGGGCACCTTGATCCGCGGCCGGGTCTCGGTGGCGGGCACGGCGGGCAGCGCCACCAAGCTCGCCCTGGAGATCGCGCTGCGCTACGGCGACGCGCGCCGCCAGTTCGGCCGGCCCGGCACCGACGAGGAGGTCGTGGTGCTGGACTACCTGGTGCACCAGCGCAAGCTGCTGCCCGCGCTGGCCAAGACCTTCGCCCTGCACTTCGCGCAGGAGCAGCTGGTGTCGAGCCTGCACGACGTGCCGCCGGGTGACGAGCGGGCGCAGCGCGAGCTGGAGTCCCGCGCGGCCGGGCTGAAGGCGGTCGCCACCTGGCACGCCACCAGCACCATCCAGACCTGCCGCGAGGCGTGCGGTGGCGCGGGCTACCTGGCGGAGAACCAGCTGGCGCAGCTGAAGGCCGACACCGACGTCTTCACCACCTTCGAGGGCGACAACACGGTGCTGCTGCAGCTGGTCGCCAAGGGCCTGCTGACCGGCTACAAGGACCAGTTCGACGACCTGGGCACGCTCGGCATGGCCAAGTTCCTCGCCGACCAGTTCGTCGGCTCGGTGATCGAGAAGACCGCGACGCGCTCCCTGGTGCAGCGGATCATCGACGGCTCGGGCAAGGACGACGTCCTGGACCGCGGCTGGCAGCTCACGATGTTCGACGACCGCGAGCGCCACGTCCTCGACGGTCTGGGCCGCCGCCTGCGGAAGGCCAACCGGGACAACGCCTTCGAGGTGTTCAACCAGGCCCAGGACCACGTGCTGCGCGCGGCGCGGGTGCACGTGGACCGCCAGGTGCTGGAGGCGTTCGTCGCCGCGGTGGAGCGCTGCCGCGACCGGGAGACCGCGCAGCTGCTGGGCAAGCTCTGCGACCTCTACGTGCTGTCCACCATCGAGGAGGACCGCGGCTGGTTCCTGGAGCACGAGCGGATCACGCCGCGCCGGTCCAAGGCGATCACCGAGGCGGTCAACGAGCTGTGCCGGCAGATCCGCCCGCACGCGGTGGACCTGGTCGCCGCGTTCCGGATGCCGCGCCAGTGGCTCACCGCCCCGATCGCCACCGGAGCCGAGGCCGCGCGCCAGGAGGCGCAGCGCGCCCACGACCGCGCCCACGGTTGA
- a CDS encoding tetratricopeptide repeat protein: protein MSGLAFDDDGGAIAWWEAERHNLRAAIKQAERSGLWEHSWQLPRSLMYLFHLRGCTTDWIDAYGIAISAAQRLGNEEAQANLLHELGVAHYDLEDFDAAARYAAEALLHFDAIGDRRGRGEVLIALGHALISARRYDEAADPLENALEIAESLGDGFAQGLAHNALGLLHAECRRFEAAFAHFEQALRFDREAGEEMGEGFALHNLAVAHLDSGNPDEAIENHRRALELRRRIGHRQGEAASLRALGRALLASGDVAEARRALLEALEVLEELGQGEAAEVRAELDALPTP from the coding sequence GTGTCCGGGCTCGCCTTCGACGACGATGGGGGCGCGATCGCCTGGTGGGAGGCCGAACGCCACAACCTGCGCGCTGCGATCAAACAAGCTGAGAGATCGGGCCTGTGGGAGCACTCGTGGCAGCTGCCCCGCAGCCTCATGTACCTGTTCCACCTGCGCGGTTGCACCACGGATTGGATCGATGCCTACGGCATCGCGATCTCAGCGGCGCAGCGGCTCGGGAACGAGGAAGCGCAAGCGAACCTGCTGCACGAGCTCGGGGTCGCTCACTACGACCTCGAGGACTTCGATGCGGCAGCGCGGTACGCAGCGGAGGCGCTCCTGCACTTCGACGCGATCGGTGATCGTCGAGGGCGTGGCGAGGTGCTCATCGCGCTCGGACACGCACTGATCAGTGCTCGACGGTACGACGAAGCGGCCGATCCCCTGGAGAACGCTCTGGAGATCGCCGAGAGCCTGGGTGATGGCTTCGCGCAAGGGCTGGCGCACAACGCACTCGGGCTCCTCCACGCGGAGTGCCGCCGCTTCGAGGCGGCGTTCGCGCACTTCGAGCAGGCGTTGCGGTTCGACAGGGAAGCCGGTGAGGAGATGGGCGAGGGCTTCGCGCTCCACAACCTTGCCGTAGCCCACCTCGACTCCGGCAACCCGGACGAGGCGATCGAGAACCACCGACGAGCGCTGGAGCTCCGGCGCAGGATCGGCCACCGGCAAGGAGAAGCCGCAAGCCTTCGCGCACTGGGGCGGGCTCTCCTGGCTTCCGGTGACGTTGCGGAGGCCAGGCGGGCTTTGCTCGAGGCGTTGGAGGTCCTCGAAGAACTGGGGCAAGGGGAAGCAGCTGAGGTGCGCGCCGAGCTGGACGCGCTGCCTACTCCTTGA
- a CDS encoding DUF397 domain-containing protein: protein MCTFSPDQWFKSSYSSNPAGCVEVAMTPELVGVRDTKDRDGGTLVFTKQKWASFIASVKE, encoded by the coding sequence GTGTGCACGTTCTCGCCTGACCAGTGGTTCAAGTCCAGCTACTCCTCGAACCCAGCGGGATGCGTCGAGGTGGCGATGACCCCGGAGCTCGTGGGCGTGCGAGACACCAAGGACCGGGACGGCGGCACTCTCGTGTTCACGAAGCAGAAGTGGGCTTCCTTCATCGCGTCGGTCAAGGAGTAG
- a CDS encoding helix-turn-helix domain-containing protein, whose translation MRLREAREEVGLTGVTAAKELGISQNFLSEVEHGKRRLTADKLAEAASLYEVHEDELFELQELRRGTDERGWWTQYSGLFPPELLRYFGYEWGAESIRMHESLLIPGLLQTEAYAHAIVTSDSPNTRTSEADQRVEARMLRQRRLRGEDPLRLTVVLSEGALHQQVGGPTVLAEQLEHLLALIEELPDTLELLVVPFTAGAHGALGASTFHILSFPSPRLPDLVWQETLTWLGVIADRARTREYAATFAQCLRKTAGRRGSRDMVHRALREIA comes from the coding sequence ATGCGGCTGCGGGAAGCGCGGGAGGAGGTGGGGCTGACCGGGGTCACCGCGGCGAAGGAGCTCGGCATCTCGCAGAACTTCCTCAGCGAAGTGGAGCACGGCAAGCGACGCCTCACGGCGGACAAGCTCGCGGAGGCCGCCTCCCTCTACGAAGTTCACGAGGACGAGCTGTTCGAGCTGCAAGAGCTACGCCGCGGCACCGACGAGCGCGGCTGGTGGACGCAGTACTCGGGGCTGTTCCCGCCGGAACTGCTCCGGTACTTCGGCTACGAGTGGGGCGCGGAGTCGATCCGCATGCACGAGAGCCTGCTGATCCCCGGTCTGCTGCAGACAGAGGCGTACGCGCACGCCATCGTCACCAGCGACAGCCCGAACACGCGCACTTCTGAAGCCGATCAGCGCGTCGAAGCTCGCATGCTCCGTCAGCGACGGCTCAGGGGTGAAGACCCCCTGCGCCTGACCGTGGTGCTCAGCGAAGGTGCGCTCCACCAACAAGTCGGTGGCCCGACGGTGCTCGCCGAGCAGCTCGAGCACCTCCTGGCGCTGATCGAGGAACTACCGGACACCCTCGAGCTCTTGGTGGTTCCCTTCACGGCTGGCGCTCACGGCGCGCTAGGCGCGTCGACGTTCCACATCCTCAGCTTCCCGAGCCCACGCCTGCCCGACCTCGTCTGGCAAGAGACGCTGACCTGGCTCGGCGTGATCGCCGACCGTGCCCGCACACGTGAGTACGCAGCGACTTTCGCGCAATGCCTGCGAAAGACAGCGGGGAGACGGGGATCGCGAGACATGGTCCACCGGGCATTGCGGGAGATAGCATGA
- a CDS encoding zinc finger protein encodes MLYPNLEPERPVAYWRPVAGVRHGLEPDGPPFPGQERATLCGSRVQLGRVGDVDWLAPTCEDCWAEAVARRDARARRSTQD; translated from the coding sequence GTGCTGTACCCGAACCTGGAGCCGGAGCGGCCTGTCGCCTACTGGCGGCCCGTCGCGGGGGTGCGGCACGGGTTGGAGCCGGACGGGCCGCCGTTCCCCGGGCAGGAGCGGGCCACCTTGTGCGGGTCGCGCGTCCAGCTCGGCCGGGTCGGCGACGTGGACTGGTTGGCGCCCACCTGCGAGGACTGCTGGGCGGAAGCCGTCGCGCGGCGCGACGCGCGGGCTCGTCGGTCCACTCAGGACTGA
- a CDS encoding TetR/AcrR family transcriptional regulator: MTGSSRRERLRAATELEIRQLARALLVERGSDAVSLRAIARELGITAPALYRYYESREDLLRQLCDDICTDLATELHAESEAVGEELVAKIFAVCRAFRRWALAHPEEFALVFATPRVEEERRPDRFGSVFLGIIGPFLAEGTSLAEPPFELPDLSAHQESLAEAFSTAGIDVPPAALRPEVVHFLLRWWVRLYGHVALEVFGRFPFDLKHADRLFEAMLRELTHETGLA; this comes from the coding sequence ATGACCGGGTCTTCCCGGCGCGAACGGCTCCGCGCCGCCACCGAACTGGAGATCCGCCAGCTCGCGCGAGCCCTGCTGGTCGAGCGCGGCAGCGACGCGGTCTCCCTGCGGGCCATCGCGCGCGAGCTGGGCATCACCGCCCCGGCGCTGTACCGGTACTACGAGTCGCGCGAGGACCTGCTGCGGCAGCTGTGCGACGACATCTGCACCGACCTGGCGACCGAGCTGCACGCGGAGTCCGAGGCGGTCGGCGAGGAGCTCGTGGCCAAGATCTTCGCGGTGTGCCGCGCGTTCCGCCGCTGGGCGCTGGCGCACCCGGAGGAGTTCGCGCTGGTCTTCGCCACACCGCGGGTGGAGGAGGAGCGCCGGCCGGACCGGTTCGGCAGCGTGTTCCTCGGCATCATCGGCCCCTTCCTCGCCGAGGGCACGAGCCTGGCGGAACCGCCGTTCGAGCTGCCCGACCTGTCGGCGCACCAGGAGTCGCTGGCGGAGGCGTTCTCCACGGCGGGCATCGACGTGCCGCCGGCCGCGCTGCGCCCGGAGGTGGTGCACTTCCTGCTGCGCTGGTGGGTCCGCCTGTACGGCCACGTGGCGCTGGAGGTCTTCGGGCGCTTCCCGTTCGACCTCAAGCACGCCGACCGCCTCTTCGAGGCGATGCTCCGGGAGCTCACCCACGAGACGGGCTTGGCCTGA
- a CDS encoding glutaredoxin family protein produces MAAAVQEVVVYTRPGCPFCTMLRAGLRQEGLEFTEVDIWEDPEAAATVRGIADGNETVPTVVVGEWQAVNPSASSVLEAVREHAPHLLPVRDGA; encoded by the coding sequence ATGGCAGCCGCAGTGCAGGAAGTCGTCGTCTACACCCGCCCCGGATGCCCCTTCTGCACCATGCTGCGCGCGGGGCTGCGCCAGGAGGGGCTGGAGTTCACCGAAGTCGACATCTGGGAGGACCCGGAGGCGGCGGCCACCGTGCGCGGCATCGCCGACGGCAACGAGACCGTGCCGACCGTGGTCGTCGGCGAGTGGCAGGCGGTCAACCCCTCCGCGAGCAGCGTGCTGGAGGCGGTCCGCGAGCACGCCCCGCACCTGCTGCCCGTGCGCGACGGGGCCTGA
- the ptsP gene encoding phosphoenolpyruvate--protein phosphotransferase yields the protein MSRLTGVGVSSGRASGPIARVADPLPEPPATPAPTDPTAEAARIRPAADAVAERLFQRAARVEGDAKAVLETTAAMAMDPALIAQAEQQVTTRSLPASRAVFEAANGFADSLRAAGGYMAERARDVQDVRDRIIAELHGVTPPGVPELEGPSVLVARDLAPADTADLDPELVLALVTEEGGPTSHTAILARALGIPAVVAVRGVLDASDAVGAVVDGSSGVVELSDAEVPVQAAERAAAVTWNGVGATADGVEVKVVANVGSASDATAAAEAGAQGVGLFRTEFCYLGADDEPSVETQRAAYREVLTPFAGKPVVVRTLDAGADKPLAFLAMGVEPNPALGVRGLRVAFDRPDVLDRQLEAIAGAAADSGAEVSVMAPMVATAAEAAWFAERVRAAGLPRAGVMIEVPAAALSAREVLGAVDFVSIGTNDLAQYVFAADRMAGALAELNDPWQPALLRLVAQVGDAGRELGKPVGVCGEAASDPLLAGVLAGLGATSLSMGGSAVPVVGAALAEHSMETFRRAAEAALATASPADARDAVRSVLSA from the coding sequence ATGTCGCGTTTGACTGGTGTCGGAGTCAGCTCCGGCCGCGCCTCGGGCCCCATCGCCCGGGTCGCCGACCCACTGCCCGAACCGCCCGCCACTCCCGCGCCGACCGACCCCACCGCCGAGGCCGCGCGCATCCGGCCCGCCGCCGACGCGGTGGCCGAGCGGCTGTTCCAGCGCGCCGCCCGCGTCGAGGGCGACGCCAAGGCCGTCCTCGAGACCACCGCCGCGATGGCCATGGACCCCGCGCTGATCGCGCAGGCCGAGCAGCAGGTCACCACCCGCTCGCTGCCCGCCTCCCGCGCGGTCTTCGAAGCCGCGAACGGGTTCGCCGACTCGCTGCGCGCGGCCGGCGGGTACATGGCCGAACGCGCGCGTGACGTGCAGGACGTGCGGGACCGGATCATCGCGGAGCTGCACGGCGTGACCCCGCCCGGGGTGCCCGAGCTGGAGGGGCCGAGCGTGCTGGTCGCCCGCGACCTGGCCCCCGCCGACACCGCCGACCTGGACCCCGAGCTGGTGCTCGCGCTCGTCACCGAGGAGGGCGGGCCGACCAGCCACACCGCGATCCTGGCGCGCGCGCTCGGCATCCCCGCCGTGGTCGCGGTCCGCGGCGTGCTCGACGCCTCGGACGCGGTCGGTGCCGTCGTGGACGGCAGCAGCGGCGTGGTCGAGCTCAGCGACGCGGAGGTCCCGGTCCAGGCCGCCGAGCGGGCCGCGGCCGTGACGTGGAACGGCGTCGGCGCCACCGCGGACGGCGTCGAGGTCAAGGTCGTCGCCAACGTCGGGTCGGCCTCCGACGCGACCGCGGCGGCCGAGGCCGGGGCGCAGGGCGTCGGGCTGTTCCGCACCGAGTTCTGCTACCTCGGGGCCGACGACGAGCCGAGCGTCGAGACCCAGCGCGCCGCCTACCGCGAGGTGCTGACCCCGTTCGCCGGCAAGCCGGTCGTCGTGCGCACCCTCGACGCCGGGGCGGACAAGCCGCTGGCGTTCCTGGCCATGGGCGTCGAGCCGAACCCGGCGCTCGGCGTGCGCGGGCTGCGCGTCGCCTTCGACCGGCCGGACGTGCTGGACCGGCAGCTGGAGGCGATCGCCGGGGCGGCCGCCGACTCCGGCGCCGAGGTGTCGGTCATGGCGCCGATGGTGGCCACCGCCGCGGAAGCCGCCTGGTTCGCCGAGCGGGTCCGCGCGGCGGGTCTGCCCCGTGCCGGGGTGATGATCGAGGTCCCGGCCGCCGCGCTGAGCGCCCGGGAGGTCCTCGGCGCCGTCGACTTCGTCAGCATCGGCACCAACGACCTGGCCCAGTACGTGTTCGCCGCGGACCGGATGGCCGGGGCGCTCGCCGAGCTCAACGACCCCTGGCAGCCGGCCCTGCTGCGCCTCGTCGCGCAGGTCGGGGACGCCGGGCGCGAGCTGGGCAAGCCCGTCGGCGTGTGCGGCGAGGCGGCGTCCGACCCGCTGCTGGCGGGCGTGCTCGCCGGGCTCGGCGCGACCAGCCTGTCGATGGGCGGGTCGGCGGTCCCGGTGGTCGGCGCGGCGCTGGCCGAGCACTCGATGGAGACCTTCCGCCGCGCCGCCGAAGCCGCCCTGGCCACCGCCTCCCCGGCCGACGCCCGCGACGCGGTCAGGTCCGTCCTCTCCGCCTGA
- a CDS encoding AfsR/SARP family transcriptional regulator, with protein sequence MSGGTVQPMERRRTRTPAQPDQPFRLTLLGGWELQAGGEPVAMSSSGQRLLALLALRGRIQRDYAAGILWPDSDDQNALANLRTTLWRVRQRARGAVISTQQEIELAPLVSLDIDGLVAAGRYLLDEGSGDSPADCAQIGRDLAGHEPLLPGWYDDWVLTERERLQQLQVHALEVAAERLVQSRHLASALEIAQAATKVEPFRETAHCAVVKVLLQQANPAQAVRHYRRYERLLHRELGIRPSDHLRNLVRPVLASTA encoded by the coding sequence ATGAGCGGTGGCACGGTGCAGCCGATGGAACGGCGGCGGACGCGCACGCCAGCGCAGCCCGATCAGCCGTTCCGGCTGACGTTGCTGGGTGGTTGGGAGCTGCAGGCGGGTGGCGAACCGGTGGCGATGTCCAGCAGCGGACAGCGCCTGCTGGCCTTGCTGGCGCTCCGCGGACGCATCCAGCGCGACTACGCCGCGGGCATCTTGTGGCCGGACAGCGACGACCAGAACGCGTTGGCCAACCTGCGGACCACGCTGTGGCGGGTGCGCCAGCGGGCGCGGGGCGCGGTGATCAGCACGCAGCAGGAGATCGAGCTGGCACCGCTGGTCTCGCTGGACATCGACGGTCTGGTCGCCGCCGGCCGCTACCTGCTGGACGAGGGTTCGGGCGACTCGCCCGCCGACTGCGCGCAGATCGGTCGCGACCTGGCGGGCCACGAGCCGCTGCTGCCCGGCTGGTACGACGACTGGGTGCTCACCGAGCGGGAGCGCCTGCAACAGCTCCAGGTGCACGCGCTGGAGGTCGCGGCGGAGCGGCTGGTGCAGTCCCGGCACCTGGCCAGCGCCCTGGAGATCGCGCAGGCGGCGACCAAGGTGGAGCCGTTCCGCGAGACGGCGCACTGCGCGGTGGTGAAGGTCCTGCTGCAGCAGGCGAACCCGGCGCAGGCGGTCCGGCACTACCGCCGCTACGAGCGCCTGCTGCACCGGGAGCTGGGCATCCGCCCGTCGGACCACCTGCGCAACCTGGTCCGCCCAGTCCTCGCCAGCACCGCCTGA